The genomic DNA ATGTACGACAACTCCCATGCCAGACACGGCATCTCTGTCGACAGCGTTGAGCATCGCCTGGGAGATGGTCTCGAACAGGTCCTCTGGTTCCTGCAGGATCAAACACACTTGTTTAAGGAAACGTCATTCAAGCAAAATTGCATTTGTACACAGATAACAATCGCCTATACACCTGCTCCtcctatttattttttacatctaATTAAACAGGCGTCCTTCTATACTGGGGAAAATATGGATTGTTCAAAAGTTTTCATTTCAATGACACATTTCTAAAATAGTTCAGAGAATCGAAAGAAGACTGTCTTTAatttaagaaataaatcatgtttcACTTTCTGATATGCCGTACAGGCATGCAGCCTCCTCCCCTTTAAGGAGCCTTGATTCtctgcatttcatttcaaatgcaaaACCTCTGTCACCACAGCATTCTCTATGATTTAGTTGGCTGGATGTCATCAACCATCTGTAGCCCACAACACTGGTATATGTTCTCCTTCATCTATAAAGCTCTGCTGGGTAAAGTGTTAGAATCCCTCAGCACCTTTCTCTCTGTCAGCTCTAGTGCTCACCATCTGTGCGCCACCAAGTGGTTGCTCTTGAATGTTCCCATGGATTTGACCGACTTTGGCAAAAGAGTTTGATCATTGTCATGGAATAATCTCCAAAAAACTAAGATATTTTAAGAATGCAGTGAAGGTGGAAcgttattgtttttcttcagcttAAATAGTCATCATTCTTTTACTGTTCATTTGTGCGTTatgtacatgttttatataGTTTTGATTCTGTATGGCTGCTACCTTGGCCAGGTCTcccttgtaaaagagatttCTAATACCCAATGGgacttcctggttaaataaaggtaaataaaataataaaataaatgtggaaaTGTACATAGCATGTACCTGGTTTGGACCTCTAGTGCCGTAAAGGCTGTAAAACTGCCTCAGTGACATCAGTGAAGAAGGTCCATCATTTagtgcaggggtgggcaattattttccccaaggggccacatgagaaacaaaaaatattgtcgAGGGCTgggccaaatttgaattcattttaatttaattaatttttatgtaaaaaagcagtaaattgtattttttgggTGTAAATTTGGTAGCATACAAACACAATAactaaccaactctattaaaaatatcaaattactacactatataataaATACGTGATGCGTGCTTCTATACGTCAGGCTTTACAaagtaaaagcaacacagttgtattgcatgcgcagcattaaatacttgttcatctgtgtttatgactgacatactGCAGGCCAGACAGGAATTCcgtatgtggcccgcgggccgtgaGATGCCCATGTCTGATTTAGTGACTCCAACATGCATATTTATATAGATTCCAGTGGCGCAAGCTGATCTCACTGAATTTGATGTGGGCAAAATGAGGGAAATGCTTGATAAGAGATACATTGACGGTGAAGACTTACCATATCTGGCTCCCACAAAGATTCACACATGCCGTACATCTGCTCTGAACACGTGCCGCTCACTACAAAGTCTTCAGTCACCATGGGGCAGCCAATCAAATCCAGGGAGCAGATGAACGGCTCAAAGGTTTTGGGATCTAGTCCAGCAATTACAGGCTCAATGTAGTATGGTCCAAACCTGGCGAGTGAATCACACGTCAAACAcatttgtcttcttctttccttctgAACACAAGAGGACATAGATGTAAACAGGGTTCAGGTCTCTTACCTCCTTTCATACAGCAGGTTGGACACCATGCTCATGAATGTCTTGGGCTTTATCTGACGACCTTCCTTCAGTTCATACAGGTTCAGTCTGAATTTTAGCCTCTgggatctacacacacacacacacacaaataaacacaataacaatcaGTGttaaaacactttgtatattactACAATTATCAATTAATCAAAAAGTCCAGTATGTATGAGTTACGGTGAAACTGCATGTTGTAAGATTTCCCAGGCACGtcagaactacggtggccttcacataccagaaaggttGTTTCTTTATGTAACAAGCTTTGGCATCAAAATGAGAAATGCACTCCATGTTTGGTTTGTCTTTTCAGGCTGCCGTAGAAGCAtaaattaatcttcaactaTGCTGATAATAGATTAATTGGTTTTGattacaaataattaaaacaagctttctgatttttcagcatgtgaatattttctgttactttgcttattaaaacaaaaaacgttttttttttaaataattacgACGTTTAGGAAACacatttcaatattttctggaccaaacaactaatcactTAATGGAGGAAATATTCAAAAGATGAACTGATTATGAAATAAAGGTTAGTAGCAACccaaaaacaagttattttagAAAATACAATACCCGTTTTGTCATTGCGCAAGAACAATGAAATTTGCTGTGCAGCTCCTTTGAAATGTTGCTTTAACATTAGAgaaaatataaatgacattacaaaagtaaatattaaactatataaaaaaatatactggAATGAGTTTCTCGCTACCAAAACGAGTGAATAATTGTATGTGCATAAGAaatcaaagacattttacaaTGGCCCAGGATTATTGCCCAATGACAAAATACATGGCACTTGACATAGAATAAGTGGGCTTGAAACTGAATAATCACACCAAGTACGCTAATTAGACAGAGTTGCTGCACATGGAAACATGACATGATTTACTGGGCGGTTGTACAAGTGATGGGCAACAAAGTCTGTGAATAAACCCTCATAAATGTGACGCACTGGATCTTTAAATCCAACACCACCACCTTCTGTTGCATCCTGGGATAAGCACTGTCCATGAAagttgtcagtcagtcacactcacactgtctgGACATCAGTGGCCAGTCCAGCCAGCCCAATGTATAGCCTGTCTCCCATGGGAAAGATCTTCTGGAAGTCTGTGGTGACCATCTGTGCCTGGATGCCAAATCTGCGGTCCGCTGCTATTGCCACACAGTTCTTCCCCCGCATGGCCATGACGGCCCCGCCGTTATAGGACATAATAGACTGCGTGAAGAGGAGATACAGAAGTGTCATATTGGCGGATCTTGGTGTTTGCCGATAATCGACCATATATTTTAAAGCCAATCATGCATCCCTAATATTGGATATTGATGAAAAGTCGAATATTGTGCATTGCTCATTTGATAAATTCTGCTGTTGTCAAATTAAGCAATtcattaataaatacaaatcaggTTCagataagtttttttttctcatattttatcAGCCAAACAATCAGTTGAAGTTGTTGATACTGCAAAGTGTAACATGTAGGCTATATGTAAGCTGAAGTAAAACAATATTGTGTATGACAAATGTTTATTATGTCAAACATTAGTTCTGACACAAATGAAGTATAGCTATTTGAAGTACGTGCAGcgtttcattatttaaatgaagtCAAACGGGAAGATAATACCAGTAAACGTATTATTTAGAACAGGGCATCAATTGTGGACATTActcttaaatgaaaaaaataaaaatgtctttggaAGATTTGCAAATATCATGATATTGCGACGTCACTGCGTTTGCTGCcgtattaaattatatttaaaaaaaaattgacctAAATGTGTCGTCATCCAGTCAAATGAAACGTTAACCGAGTTACATACACTTCTAACCAAACGCTGTTCAAAAGTCTAACTTCATTTATAACAATCAATAATCACAAGACAATGAATCCAGATGAGATGCAAAGAACAAAGTTAGCTCATGTGCTGTAAGCTAATGAATTCGCTTTCAAAGCAATGTCGGTTACTGTCAAAATATACACTTCTTCGTTATTTAATCTTGAATTTATTAAAATACGGTTATTTAAATCAATCGTACCGGCATGTAACATATTTAGTTAAATCAAGTTCAACCTCATTAAATGAAATACCGATGAGCTAACAACATTAGCTTAGACAAGCTATCATACCTGCGAGCATGAACAGCTCATTGAAAAGCACAACAAGCCGTGATTAAGTCATCTTTAATGTTTACTTCTTACCATCGTGAATGTGTTGTGGAGTTTTATTCGCTGCTCGAAGTTGTTTTATCTTGGTTTTCTTTAGCTGCAGTTGAGGGACTTTCTTCTTCCCACAGTGACTACACGATTTAGAAACACGGAAACCACACTAGCTTGAATGCTTCTACGTCAGCACGTACGCACACGCTGATTGGCTGGATGAAGGCTGCGCGAGGCGCAGCGCCGCTCTCATTGGACGGAAATGGCGGAACCACGTATACCGTACATCGCCGTGCATAGTTTGGTTGAAGTGTGTTCAAAACGAAATTAAAACccggaggtttttttttcccccttaaaaaCGTTGTTTCACTGCTCTCATCTGTCTGAGAGCGACTCTCATCAGGTTAGTTATGTGAGaaaaggtttgttttgtgtaataataataatgaataactCATTGTGCACCTTGTGCTCGAACACTAATGATATGTCAAAAGTTTCAATGGAGTTCTGACATCTCCTCAAAAGTGTCAAACATTTAGCTAACATGACCATTGATCATGTTATCAATGTGATTGAccaatcatttattttcccaatttaattcaaaatacttttgtttcaaatattacatatctatctatctatctatctatctatctatctatctatctatctatctgtgtaCATatcttcctggctaaataaatgataaattaatCACCTTGCAGTTGACTATTGTACCTCTGATGTAGGGACTTAAACCAGCTGATAAATGgaaattttaaaatatttttaataaaataaaactaaaatactgCTTATATTCTATGGTCTACCCAaagaatattgttgtttttttaggcaGTAAAGCTTCACTCTCCTGTATACATAGTTGTTACATACACTGTTAAATATGTTTCTTAGTAAAACACCACTTCTGAAGATTTTTAGTAACATGTGAAATAAAGTGATTGCATCATCCCCTGGGTAAAATGCATTTAAGGTGCGAtccacataaataataataataataataataattttaatataaataaataataatttttcattgattaatcaattgATCTTGCAATTATTCCATCAATCAATGGATTTGTTGTTACctaaccagaaaatattcacatttaggaagctgaaagaaaccagagcttgttttaattataaaaaatcaacaacactACAACTGATGATAAAAATAGTTGGCAAGTAATTTAGTAACAGGTTTGATACATGCAGCAAGTCGAGTCATTTAAAGTGGCCTGGATATGATCCACTGATTGTCATGGTGTAGATGTCAACATTTGGCCACATTTTGATTCAAgctcattattatattatagaaaAATAGACTGAAAGCAAGAGTGGACTGCAATTTTTAATCCAGTTGATTctcacagaaatacaccaagtATCAAAcatatattacaaaaaactttgaaatgaaatcaggtgctattttactgtaaaagataaaaaaagaaacaaaaaaaacagttttctgtACAGATTTCTTTTATCACCCAGAGTTCCTGTGCTGCTCAGGTGCAGCCAGACTTGATCAGCCAAACAGACACGACACACGTGTTTTACCATAATCCTTGTGTAATCTGCTTTTCAAACTTTCACAGAGGCCACTCCGTTTCCCAGAGTCTCAAAACACTCCCAAATCCTGCAAGGTTTACAACTcctaattaaaagaaaatcctAAAAAACAGATCTATatctggatcaccaccaaaatgtaataaatcattCCTGGGCCATAAACTGCATTGCAAGGAATTTACATCAAAATCtgtcctttattttatttaattatgctgctcacagacaaatgCTCCTAACCTCCTTGGTGGAGGTAATTAAACAAATTCTCTGAACCGAGACAGCGTCTCACCACTCCATCCATCACTGTGGAGTAGTGGTCAGcactgttgtctcacagcaagaaggtgcctGGTTTTACcaaggctgtttgtgtgtggagttttcatgttctccctgtgtgcatgtggaaTATGTCTGGGTACTCCCACGTGCAGAGCTtcattgaacactctaaattgaccacagcTGTGGTTGTCTCCGTATGTGTGCCCTGCGACGGACTGGCGACCtttccagggtgtgaccctgccttgtcagctgggattggctccaactCCCGcaccgtgaccctcatgttgagaatgaagcggtagaaaatgagtgagtgagtgagaaagtgttAAAGGAGTGGATGTAATTTTAATTTAGTTCATGCTTAGTATGGTAAATGTGTTGTCATCTCTTCATGAAGTTGTCCAAGGCGGCCGGTGTTCTCTGAATGGAGTGGattttcctcttcactctgtcctcCAAAGAAGAGCTGGCAGCACTCTCCAACTTCATGTTACTGCAAGAGAAAAAAGGCAAGTGTcactaaaaaccaaaaaacaccaaacatgaaacaatgaaaaaaaacaatcagccATTTAAAACAGAATATGCTGTGAAACTTACTGTATGAAGCCAGCGTGAGGCTCGTGTTTAGCACTTTGGTCCCGCTGCCTTTCCTGCTCCTCTTGCCTCTTATATCTCCTCACATTGTTCTCTCGGTCCTCGTCCCTCTGCTTGGCCTCGTCCATCATCTCCCGTCTCTTTCGCTCCAGTTCTTCTGCTGAAAGCTTCCtacatcataaaataaaatgaagacatTATTACTAGAATCTATTCAGCATAAGCATCACCTTCATCCAAAACCATCAGCAAATTTTCATCAAGAGTTGTGGATCCACTGCGGCGTCCATCACCTCAACACCTTTACCTCATTGACACAATCTTATCAAAACGAggcaacagtagaccagcagctcctgtgtcccccatgagctaaaaatctGAAACGTCGCCTGGACACTggagagtgagtgcttcacACACTcaagtttccagtcagaaaatatATAGGGCAATGGATTTGTGCTGTCACTTGTcctaaaaaacaactttaaaggaATTTATTATGACAACTACTTCATCAAAATTCAAGCGTCAGTTTTTATTACTtaataaaaacttaaacaaTTTAAATGAACAGTTCTGCAAGCATTAGAGTGTTCATAATGTGCTGCACTCAGTAGAACAGGAAATCACTGACAACGgctaaagtggctaaa from Solea solea chromosome 10, fSolSol10.1, whole genome shotgun sequence includes the following:
- the psmb3 gene encoding proteasome subunit beta type-3 encodes the protein MSIMSYNGGAVMAMRGKNCVAIAADRRFGIQAQMVTTDFQKIFPMGDRLYIGLAGLATDVQTVSQRLKFRLNLYELKEGRQIKPKTFMSMVSNLLYERRFGPYYIEPVIAGLDPKTFEPFICSLDLIGCPMVTEDFVVSGTCSEQMYGMCESLWEPDMEPEDLFETISQAMLNAVDRDAVSGMGVVVHVVEKDKITTRTLKARMD